TGCACGGCATCCCACAGTTCGCGATTTCGATCGGGCTCGTGCGCGAGGGCACGGTGATCGCGGGCGTGATCTACAATCCCGCCAATGACGAGCTCTACATCGCCGAGCGTGGCAAGGGCGCCTTCCTCAACGACCAGCGCCTGCGCGTCGCCGGCCGCCGCCAGCTCAACGAGTGCGTGGTGGCCTGCGGCCTGCCCCATATCGGCCGGGGCAACCACGAGGAATTCCGCCGCGAGATGACCGCGATCCAGGACCGCGTCGCCGGCCTGCGCCGCTTCGGCGCCGCCGCGCTGGACCTCGCCTTCGTCGCCGCCGGGCGCCTCGACGGCTATTGGGAGCGCGATCTGCAATCCTGGGACATCGCCGCCGGCATGCTGATGGTGCGCGAAGCCGGTGGCACCGTGACCGACATCGCGACGCCGGGCGATGCGCTGGTGACCGGGCACGTCGTGGCCGGCAACGAGTTCGTGCACGGGGAATTGGTGAAGATTTTGAGGAAGCCGGCGTAGCGCCGCGGCCTCTCTCGCGTCATTCCGGGGCGCGCCTCCTGGCGCGAGCCCGGAATGACGCTCAATGACCCGGATGCGCCCGCGCCGGCGGCCCATACGGCTTGGCTTGCTTCTCCGCCTTCGGCTCGCGGTCCCCGCCCAGCACACGCTGCACCGAGACGAAGAACACCGGCACCATCAGCAGCGCCAGGATCACCACCGCGATCATGCCGCCCATCACGACGCTGCCGAGCGCCTGCTGGCTGGCGCCGCCGGCGCCGTGGGCGATGGCCATCGGCAGCACGCCGCAGATGAAGGCAAGGCCCGTCATCAGGATCGGGCGGAAGCGCAGGCGGCAGGCCTCGATGGTGGCTTCGACCAGCGGCTTGCCTTCTTTCCGCAGATCCTTCGCGAACTCGATGATCAGGATCGCGTCCTTTGCCGCGAGGCCGATGATGGTGATCAGGCCGACGGTGAAGTAGACGTCGTTGGGCAGGCTCCGCAGCGTCGCGGCGACGACCGCGCCGACGATGCCGAGCGGGACGGTGAGCAGCACCGCCAGCGGAATGGTCCAGCTTTCGTAGAGTGCGGCAAGGCACAGGAACACCACGAACACGGACAGCGCCAGCAGGAACGGCGCCTGCGAGCCCGAGAGCTTCTCCTGCAGCGACTGCCCGGTCCATTCATAGCCGAAGCCGCGCGGCAACCGGCCGGCGAGCCGCTCCATCTCGGCGATGGCGTCGCCCGAGGTGAAGCCGGCCCTGGCTTCACCGGAGATGCGCACCGCCGGATAATAGTTGAAGCCGGCGATCTGCGTCGGCCCGCGCGCCCACTCCACCGTGGCAAAGGACGAGAACGGCACCAGCTGGCCGCGGCTGTTCTTGACGTTGTAGTTGAGGATGTCCTCGGTCCGCATGCGGTCGCGCGCGTCCGCCTGCACCACGACGCGCTGCATGCGGCCGCGGTTCGGGAAGTCGTTGATGTAGTTCGAACCGAGATTGGTCGAGATCGTGTTGTTGATGTCCTCGAAGGTGACGCCGAAGGCGCCGGCCTTCTCGCGGTCGATCACGAGATTGACCACGCCCGCCTCGGGCAGGCCTTCGATATAGACCTTCTGCAGTACCGGGCTCGCATTGGCCTCGGCGATCAGCTGATCGGCGGCGCGCATCAATTGCTGGTAGCCCTTCTGGCCGCGGTCCTGGAGACGGAACGAGAAGCCGGAGGAGTTGCCGAGATTGTCGATCGGCGGCGGCTGCAGCGCCGAGATTTTCGCGTCGCGGATCGACGCGCCCAGGTCGCGATTGACGTCGTTGACGATCGCGGCGGCGGAGTCCTTCGGCCCGCGCTCCGACCAATCCTTCAGGGTGATGAACGCCTGCGCGGTGTTCATGCCCTGGCCGGAGAAGCTGAAGCCGGTGAGGAAGGTGACGTTGTCGACGCCCGGCCGCTGCGCCAGATATTTCTCGACCTTCTCGATCACGGCCTCGGTGCGGGCATAGGACGAATCCGACGGCGTCTGCACGTCAGTGGTGATGAAGCCCTGGTCGTCGACGGGCAGGAAGCCGCCGGGCAGGTTGACGAAGGCCCAGGACAGGCCGACCAGCAGCGCGGCATAGACCAGCATCAGGCGGCCGGTGCGGCCCAGCGAGAAGCCAACGGTGCGCGCATAGCGCTCCTTGGCGCCTTCGAGCATGCGGTTGAACCAGCCGAACACGCCTCCCTTGGCGTGACCGTGACCGGCCTCGACGGGCTTGAGCAGGGTCGCGCACAATGCTGGCGTCAACGACAGCGCCAGGAAGGCGGAGAAGCCGATCGCGGCGACCATGGTGACCGAAAACTGCCGGTAGATGATTCCGACCGAACCGGGGAAGAACGCCATCGGCACGAACACCGCCATCAGCACCAGGGTGATGCCGATGATGGCGCTGGTGATCTGCGACATGGCTTTGCGCGTCGCTTCCTTCGGCGACAGGCCTTCCTCGGCCATGATGCGCTCGACGTTCTCGACCACGACGATGGCGTCATCGACGAGGATACCGACCGCGAGCACCATGCCGAACATCGAAAGCATGTTGATGGAGTAGCCGGCGAGCAGAAGCGTGGTGCAGGCCCCGAGAAGCGCCACGGGCACCACGATGGTCGGGATGATGGTATAGCGGATGTTCTGCAGGAACAGGAACATCACCACGAACACCAGCACCACGGCTTCGACCAGCGTCGTCAGCACCTTCTTGATCGAGGCCTCGACCACGGGCGTGATGTTGTAGGGAATCTCGTAGGTGATGTTGGCCGGGAAGAAGCGCGACAGCTCCTTCATCTTGGCTTCGACCGCGCTTGCGGTCGCCAGCGCGTTGCCGGTCGGCGACATCAGCACCGAAAGGCCGGCGGTCGGCTTGCCGTCGAGGCGCGTGTTGAACTGGTAGCTGAGACCGCCGACCTCGACGCGCGCGACGTCGCGCAGGCGCACGGTCGAACCGTCGGCATTGGCGCGCAGGATGATCGCGCCGAACTCGTCTGGGGACGACAGCTGGCCCTTGACCAGCACCAGCGCCGAGGTGCGCTGGTTCGACGTCGACGGCTCGGCGCCGATGCTGCCGGAGGCGACCTGCGCGTTCTGCGCGGTGATGGCCTTGTTGACGTCGTCGGCGGTCAGGCCGTAGCCGACGAGCTTGGCCGGATCGACCCAGACGCGCAAGCTGCGCTCGGTGGAATACAGCGTGGCGCGGCCGACGCCGGGAATCCGGCGGATCTCGCCCAGCACGTTGCGGATCATGAAGTCGCCGAGACCAACCTCATCCAAGCTGCCGTCGGTCGAGTTCAGCGTAATGATCTGAAGCACCGCGCTCGAGGCCTCCTCGATCAGGATGCCCTGCTGCATCACCGCGCGCGGCAGGCGCGCTTCGACGCGCTTGATGCGGTTTTGCACCTCGACCGAGGCGGCGCTGGTATCGGTGCCCGGCTGGAAGTTGGCGATGATCTCGACCTGGCCGAGCGAGTCGCTGGTCGATTCGAAGTTGAGGATGTTGGCGGCGCCGTTGAGCTCCTCCTCGATCAGCCGCGTGACGCTGTTGTAGAGGTTTTCGGGCGAGGCGCCGGGATAGCTGGTCGAGACCGAGATCGAGGGCGGCGCGATGATCGGGTATTGCGCGATCGGCAGCAGCGGCACCGCGATTGCGCCGATCAGACAGATGAACAGCGCAACCACCCAGGCGAAGATCGGCCTGTCGATGAAGAAACTCGGCATGAGCCGCTTTACCCTCGTTGTTTCACTGGTTCCTCATGGCGAGCCGCGCGGAACGCGCTCCGGACGATGCTGCGCATCGCCGGGAGAACCATGAAGTGCTCGGCTCTCGCCGGCTATCGTTCGAGACACCCGCCTTGTGCGGGCTCCTCACAGGATTGAGGACGTCACGTGCGGTTCTGCTACCGCGTCATCTGCTGGGCGGCGTGCCGGTTGTCCGCGGTCGCGTCAGCTTCCGACCAGGATTGCGGTTTGACCTTGTCGCCGGCTGCGAACTTCTGGAAGCCTTCGACCACGACCTTGTCGCCGGCCTTCAGGCCTTCGGTGACGAACCAGAGTCCGTCCTGCACCGAGCCGGTGCGCACCGCCTGCACGGCGATGTGATTGTCGTCCTTGACGACGAACACCTCGCTGCCGCCGCCGCCATTGCGCTGGATCGCCTGCTGCGGCACTGCGATCGCATCGGAATCGAGACCCTGATCGATACGGACACGGACATACATGCCGGGTAGCAGCTCGCGCTTGGGGTTGGGAAACTGACCGCGCAGCGTCACCTGGCCGGTGTGGGCATCGACCTTGGCATCGGAGAACAACAGCTTGCCGTCGAGCGCATAGGTGGTGTTGTCGTCGAGCACGAGGCGGACCTTGGCGGCATCGGACGCAATACGCTCGAGATCGCCGGTTTCGAAGGCGCGGCGAAGCTGGTTGAGCTCGTTCACCGACTGGGTGAAATCGGCGTAGATCGGATCGAGCTGCTGGATGGTGGCGAGATTGGTCTCGTTCTGCACCACCAGCGCGCCCTCGCTGACGAGGGCCGCACCAACGACGCCGTCGATCGGCGCGCGCACGGTGGCGTAATCGAGATTGAGCTTGGCCCGCGCGAGCTCGGCCTTGCGGCCCTCGACCTCGGCATGGGCCTGGCGCTCGGCAGCGATGGCTTTCTCGTTCTCGGCCTCCGGCGCGGCGCGGTCCTTGGTGAGCGCAGCGACGCGACGCGCCTGCTGGTGCGCCTGCATCGCAGCGGCTTCGGCCTTGGCGAGCGCCGCCTCGTTGGCCAGCACCTCGACCTCGAACGGGCGCGGATCGATGCGGTAGAGCGCATCGCCTGCCTTCACCTCGCTGCCTTGGCGGAACAGACGTTCCACCACGATGCCGGAGACGCGCGGCCGCACGTCGGAGACGCGGGTCGGCGCGATGCGGCCCGGCAGCTCACGTACCACGGCGCGCGACTGCGGCTTCACGATCACGATGCTGACGTCAGGGTCCGAGGGTGGCGCGGCAGAAGCTGCGGAAATGGATTCGTCGCAGCCTGCCAACAGCGGCGCCAGGGCCGCGAGCATCATTGCAACGCATGCCGATCGCGCACGAAGTCCTGACATGAAATTGGGTGCCCCGAGTTTGTTGAATCTAATCATGCTCGCGCGAAGCCCGTTCTGGGCCTTTTGCACGCGGCTGATACCGCCAAAATAGAATGCATCTGCTGCGATGCAACGCATGGCGCGGGCGGCTCATTGTCACACAGCTTATACTATTGAAATAAGAGGGCTTTTTCCGTGTCACTTGATTGTGAGTCCAGGTTCCACCAGCGCGTGCTGCGACGGAACGGCACAATCACTCGGCGGCCTTCATCCGATAATGGCTGACGCCCCACTCCGTTCCGTCGGCATAACCAAACAGGCCCGAGGTGGCGAGGAGGAACCACCGCCAGCGCCGCATCCAGAGCGCGGTTTCCTCGCCATAGACCTTGCGCAACGAGGCCTCGATGGCGTCGCGGTGCGTATCGAAATTGGCGAGCCAGTCGTTCGCGGTGTGCTGGTAGTGCGTACCGCTCCAGCACCATTCCTTCTCGATGACGAAGATGTCGCCGAACTGCCTGACCAGGTGATGGCTCGGCATCAAGCCGCCCGTGAACACGTGCTGCGCGATCCAGTCCTCGCGGTTGGCCCGGTCGAACAAATGCGAGCCGGAGCGGTGGGAGACCACATGCATGAAGACGCGCCCGTCCGGCGCGAGCCATGCACGCAGGCGGGTCATCAGCTTGCGCCAGTTCATCATCTGCTCGAAGGTCTCGACCGAGACGATGCGGTCGAACTGGCCCTCGGGTGCGAACACGTTCATGTCGGCGGTGACGACGCGGAGGTTCAGGAGCCCGCGCCGCCGCGCCTCCTCCTCGACATAGGCGCGCTGCGCCTGCGAGGCCGACACCGCCGTCACCTTCGCGTGCGGAAACTGCCGGGCCATCCACAACGACAGCGAGCCCCAGCCGCAGCCGAGCTCGAGGACGGTCTGCCCGTCGGCGAGACCGGCATGCTCGACCGTCTGGCGCAGCGCCTCCTCCTCCGCCTCCTGCAAGGTGGTCGCATCGGTCTTGTAGAAGCAGCAGGAATATTTGCGGTTGGGACCGAGCACCTGCGCGAAGAAGGAAGCTGGCACCTCGTCAAGGCGGCCGCTCGCGGCATCCGCGTCTTCGCTGATCGGCCGCAGCATCATCCGCCCGGCGAAGGCGGCATCGTCGGCCGCCCCCAGCGCCGACAGGCGCGTCGCCGTGCGCGAGCACAGACGCTGGATCGCGGCGCGGATCACAACGTCGGGTAACGGCACACGTTCGGCAGTCCCGATGATCGCGGAAACGACGCTCATGCGGCCCCCGAATGGCGAGCTTTTGCAGACACCTGTCTATCAAAGCGCGGCTTCCGGCCCGGGTTCCCCCAGCTCTCCCCGAAATCGGCGCATCAGGCGCTTTTTTTGGGCCGGCGCTGTGCCATAGTGCGCGCGCAAAGCAAGCTTCGTAACGGATGATACCGGCCATGCCGTCTGGCACTTCCCGCTCCATGGATATCGAGTACACCAAACTGTCCTCGCCCAGCGTCTTCCTGGTGCGGATGCTGGTCTTCCTGGTGCTGTGCGCGCTGGTCGGCGTGGTGCTCTACAAGCAGATCATCCAGGCCTTCTTTGCCAATCCCGGGTTGAACGCCCTGATCGGCGGCGTGCTGTTCATCGGCATCATCCTGGCCTTCCGTCAGGTGATCCGGCTCTACCCTGAAGTGTCCTGGGTCAACAATTTCCGCATCGCCGATCCCGGGCTGGCGCCGTCCCGGCATCCGAAGCTGTTGGCGCCGATGGCGGCGATCCTGGGCGGCGAGCGCTCGGGGCGGATGACCATCACCCAGACCACCATGCGGCACCTGCTCGATTCGATCGCGACGCGCCTGGACGAAGCCCGCGACATCTCCCGCTACATGACCGGCCTTTTGGTCTTCCTGGGCCTGCTCGGCACGTTCTGGGGCCTGATCGAGACGGTCGGCTCGGTCGGCAAGGTGATCGACGGGCTCAAGGTCGGGAGCGATTCCGGCGCGCTGTTCGACACGCTCAAGGAGGGCCTCGCCGCCCCGCTCAGCGGCATGGGCATCTCGTTCTCCAGCTCCCTGTTCGGCCTCGCCGGCTCGCTGATCCTCGGCTTCCTCGACCTGCAATCGAGCCAGGCCCAGAACCGCTTCTACACCGACCTGGAAGACTGGCTCGCCACCACCGTGCGCGAATATGGCAGCGGCGAGGTGGCGGTCGCCCCCGCCGTCGCCGGCGGCGGTGTGGCCAGCGGCGAGCTCCAGGCCGCGGTCGAGCGGCTGCGCTCGGTGCTCGAGGACGGCAGCGCCAGCCGCGGCACCACCGCGGCGATGGCAAGCCTTGCCGAAGCCATCCAGGCACTGGTCTCGCATATGCGCACCGAGCAGCAGATGATCCGCGAATGGGCCGACGGCCAGGGCGAGCAGAACCGCGAGATCCGGCGCCTGCTGGAGCGGATCGCGCGCCAGCCGGAGAAGAGTTGAGGATTGAACGGAGGTCTCGTGCCCCGGATGCAGTGCAGCACGCAGTGATGCGCTGCTGAGCCGGGGCCCAGTACCTTCTGAGTGACAAACCGGTCCCGGCTCTGCGCAGCAGCGTTTCACGCTGCTTGCCGCGTCCGCGACACGACAGTGGAGAGTGACGACAATGGCTCTAGCCCGCGCCCGCCGCAGCGAAGGCGGCCTCAACTACTGGCCCGGCTTTGTCGACGCGCTGTCGACGCTGGTGCTGTCGATCGTGTTCCTGCTGTCGGTGTTCCTGGTCGTGCAGTTCTTCCTGTCGCAGGAGGTCACCGGCAAGGACAAGGCCCTGGAGCAGCTCAACGCCAAGATCGCGCAGCTCAACGAGCTGTTGTCGCTGGAGAAGCTCGGCAAGCTCACGCTCGACGACCAGGTCTCGTCGCTGAAGGCCGGGCTCGCCTCGGCAGAGAGCGAGCGCGACCGCATCAAGGGCCTCTATGACGGCCTAGCTGCCGCCGGCAACGACGCGCAGGGCAAGACTTCCGAGCTCGGCAAGGCGCTGGATTCGGAGAAAGCCGTCTCGGCGCGGGCGCTGGCGCAGATCGAGGTGCTGAACCAGCAGATCAGCGCGCTGCGCCGGCAACTGGCCGCGCTGGAAGAGGCGCTGGACGCCTCCGAGAAGCGCGACAAGGAATCGCAGAACCGCATCGCCGATCTCGGCTCCCGCCTGAACGTCGCCCTGGCGCAGCGCGTGCAGGAATTGTCGCGCTACCGCTCGGAGTTCTTCGGCCGGCTGCGCGCGATCCTCGGTAACCGACCCGACATCCGCATCGTCGGCGACCGCTTCGTGTTCCAGTCCGAAGTGTTCTTCGACACCGGACAGGCTGTGCTGCTGCCTGAGGGCCGCGCCGAGCTCGACACCCTGGCAACCGCGCTGATCGAGCTGGACAAGAAGATCCCGAGCGACATCCCGTGGGTGCTGCGCGTCGACGGCCACACCGATGTGCGGCCGGTCACCGGGCTGAACTTCAAGTCGAACTGGGACCTGTCCGCCGCGCGCTCGATCTCGGTGGTGCAGTATCTGGTCTCACTCGGCGTGCCCGCCCAGCGCCTTGTCGCCGCCGGCTTCGGCGAATTTCAGCCGCTCGACGCCGGCAACACGGAAGAGGCCTATAAACGCAACCGCCGCATCGAGCTGAAGCTGACGGAGCGGTAGTGAGCGCCCTCACTCTCCGCCCTTATCGCGTCGAGGATGAGGCCGCCGCGATCGCGCTCTGGCATCGCAGCTGGCAACAGGCCTATCCGCAGATCGACTTCGCGGCCCGGCTGGAATGGTGGCGCGAACGCTGGCGCAAGGACCTCGTGCCGACGGCGTCCATCGTCGTCGCCGAACAGGATAGCGCCCTCACCGGCTTCGTCACCATCGACGGCGACGGCTATCTCGACCAGCTCGTGGTCGATCCCGCGCATTGGGGCTCGGATGCCGCAAGGCGGCTGGTGGACGAGGCCAAACGGCTGTCGCCAGCGGGCGTCACGCTTCTCGTCAACAAGGACAACACCCGCGCCATCCGCTTCTACGAGCGCAACGGCTTCGTTCATGCCGGCGACGACGTGAATCCGACCTCGGGCCGGCCGGTGCTGAAGATGGTGTGGCGGGCGTAGACTCCAAGTTCCGTCGATGCGATGTCGGCTGTCTATCCCGCCTCACGCTCCCTCGAACTGCAGCCGCGCCAGCCTTGCATAGAGCCCGTTCGCAGCGACGAGCTCGGCATGCGTGCCCTGCTCGACGATCCTGCCCTGGTCCATCACCAGGATTCGGTCGCAGGACAGGACGGTAGGGAGGCGGTGGGCGATCACCAGCGTGGTGCGGTGGCGCATCAGTTCTTCCAGCGCGGTCTGCACCAGCGTCTCGCTTTCGGCGTCGAGCGCGGAGGTGGCTTCATCGAGCAGCAGCAGCGGCGCATCGCGCAGGATGGCGCGCGCGATGGCAATGCGCTGGCGCTGGCCGCCGGAGAGCGTCACGCCGCGTTCGCCGAGCGCCGTCTCGAAGCCTTCGGGCAGCCGACGGATGAACTCGGCGGCATGCGCGAGCTCGGCCGCGCGCTCGACCTCGGCATCGGTCGCATCGGGCCGACCGAAGCGGATGTTCTCGCGGGCGCTTGCTGCAAACACCACCGATTCCTGCGGCACCAGCGCGATGCGCGCGCGGACATCGTGCGGGTCGGCGGATCTGACCGGCACGCCGTCGAGCGCAATCGTGCCGCTGCTGGGATCGTAGAAGCGCAGCAGCAGATGGAAGATCGTGCTCTTGCCGGCGCCGGAGGGGCCGACGATCGCAACCTTCTCGCCGGGCCGCACCGTGAAGGAGACCGCATCGAGCACGTTGACGTCGCGCCGCGCCGGATAGGCGAAGCTGACCCGATCGAAACCGACCTCGCCACGCGCTGGCACTGGCAGCGCGCGCGGCGATGCGGGCGCAGTGATCTCGGACTTCACATGCAGGATTTCGAACAGGCGCTCGGCCGCGCCTGACGCCGCGGACACTTCGCCCCAGACCTCGCTGAGTTGGCCGAGGCCTGCCGCGGCGAACACCGCATACAGCACGAACTGGCCGAGCCGGCCCGGTGAGATCGCACCGGTGAGCACGTCATGCGAACCGATCCAGAGGATCGCGACCACGCTGGCGAACACGATGAAGATGATGATGGCGGTGAGCACCGCACGAGCCTGGGTCGAGGTGCGCGCGGCTTCATAGGCCTGCTCGACATTGCCGCCGAAACGCTTTTCGGCGAACTGCTCGCTGGTATAGGCCTGCACGGTGCGGATCGCACCGACCAGCTCGCCCGCATAGGCCGAAGCGTCGGCGAGCGTGTCCTGCGCATTGCGCGACAGCCGTCGCACCCAGCGCCCGAACGCCACCAGCGGCAGCACGATCAGCGGAATGGCCAGCAGCACGAAGCCCGACAATTTCGGGCTGGTGATCACCATCATCGCGGCGGCGCCGAGGAACATCATCAGATTGCGCAGCGCGATCGACACCGAGGCGCCGACCGCGGATTTGATCTGGGTGGTATCGGCGGTGAGGCGCGAGATCAGTTCGCCGCTGCGCGCGGAATCGAAGAAGGTTGGCGAGAGCGAGAGCAGATGGCCGAAGACGTCGCGCCTGAGATCGGCGACGATGCGCTCGCCGATCGTCATCACGAGGTAGTAGCGCGCCGCGCTCGCGAGCGCGAGCACGCCGACCACCGCGAGCATCACCGAGAAGTAGCTGTTGATCAGCTCGATGCCTTCGGGCGTCAGGCCGAAATCGATCATCCGGCGCACCGCGACCGGCACCAGCAGCGTGGTCAGCGCGGCGACCGTCAGCGCGACGAAGGCGAGCGCGGCGCGGCCGCGGTAGCGGCTCACATAGGGCGCGAGCGCGAGCAGCGGCCGGAGCTTCGCACGGCCCTTGGCCGGCTGCTCGATCAGATCGGCCTCGATCGACGGGGTGTCCGCGGAATTCATTTCGGGCTGATCGACATATTGGTCATCAAGCCGTTCCACTGCGCTCATGAGATCCGACCCATTGCATTCGTTAGCTCCCAATAGGCCGGTGGAAGAATGGTGGCAAATCCGGGAAGTCCCTTAGGGGGAAGCCCGGTTCGCGCGCGCCATGGCTTGTTTTACAGGGGTTCGTGAGGTATAGAGCCGGCCAAATCCGTCATTCGCTAGCCACCCAGAAAGGCGCCGGGGCGCCGAGGAATTGCCATGAAAGCCGAAATTCACCCGAATTATCATACGATTAAGGTCGTCATGACCGACGGAACCGAGTACCTGACCCGCTCCACCTGGGGCAAGGAAGGCGACACACTGAACCTCGACATCGACCCGAAGTCGCACCCGGCCTGGACCGGCGGCAACACCCAGATCCTGGATCGCGGCGGCCGCGTCTCGCGCTTCCAGAAGAAGTTTTCGGGCTTTCTCAAAAAGGATTGATCCGGCCGCAAGGCCGCTACGAAAAACGCCCCTGGGGAGACCAGGGGCGTTTTTGTTTCCCGTCATTCCGGGACGCGCCTTTGGGCGCGGGCCCGGAATCCATACTCCCGATCGTAGTTATGGCTTCCGGGCTCGCGACTTTGTCGCGCCCCGGAATGACGGCTGTGATTGTCGATAGCCTACCGCTCGAACGCGGCTTTCAGCGCGTTGAGGTGCGGCACCAGCGGGTTGCCGATCGCGACGTGCTCGGCCGGCGGGGTGTGGATGGTGGTGTCGAGGCGACGCACGCGGGTCTGCAGGCTCATCGAGCGATGGATCAGATCCTGGAGCTGCGCGGGCAGCTTCTCGATGGTGTCGGCGGGACCCGGATCGGCGGCGGTGAGCTTGACCTTGGTCTTCTCGCGGTTGGCCTGACTCAGCGTCATCTCGCCTTCCTTCACCGCGCGGTGCAGCAGCAGCCACGAGGCGAGCTGCATCAGGCGGGTGGTGAGACGCATGCTCTCGGTCGCATAGGTCAGGCTGACGGCGCGGTCGAGCGCCTTGGCTTCGGTGCGGCCGGCGCCGTCGAGATAGGCGGCGGTCTCCTCGACGAGGTCCATACCCTCACGGAACAGGACGCCGAACGCCGCAGAATTGGTGAACCGCTCGCTGAGTTGAACGAGAGCGCCGTCGGCCTGCAAACGTTCCATGGTTAACGCCCCTTACGCAACTGTTTGACTGTCCGGCTTGGCGCCGGCTTATGATGAACAAATCATTGCCCGGGCGAGACGCGGAGTCCAGTGACAAGCGCGGATATGGTTTCCGCGGGTCATTCCTCGGAATGCAACCGGCATGAGACGCAAACGAGCGATCAGGACGCAAAAAAGAGCCGCCGGAGACCGGCGGCTTTGAAAGTTGATAACAGGGAGGCGTCAAACAGAGTGGACAGGAGCCACTCGGTGTCCAAACGAGGACAGCGCCAGTCATAAACCCGAAAGCTTAATCGACGGTAAACGAGCTAAATTTTTGAGAGTTCGTTAGCCATGTCGGCCAGTGGCCGATCTAAGGTCTCGTGCCCCGGACGCGGTGCGGCACGAAGTGCTGCACTGCTGAGCCGGGGCCTAGAACCTTTTGGCCAAGGTGTTTGGAGAGGCATGGGTCCCGGCTCTGCGGAGCAGCGCTACGCGCTGCACCGCGTCCGGGACACGAGAGTTCCTACGACTTGAAAAAACTGTTCGCCGCATCGCGCGAGGCGCGCTTCCTGGTGGCGGCTTCTTCCAGTCTTGCGATCTCGGACTTGAGCAGGGTGACGCGCTCGGTCAGTTCCTCCACTGACAATAGTGAGAGATCCTGTCCGATCTCATGGCTGATCTTCTTGCGCGGGCGGTCGTCGTCTTCCGTCGGCATCCTCGTTCCTCCTGCGTTCGTGTCCTCCAAACGGGCCTGGGCGGTTGCCAGCGTGAAGCGCGCTGGCTAAGCAATGGCCTCGTTTCTCCCGCACCTTTGCTCAAGGACACATCATGGACAAGCTGCCCGCGCAAATGACCGTGGTTGCCATCTCCACGCCTGGCGGACCGGAGGTGCTGGTGCCGGAACAACGCGCAGTGCCGCAGCCCGGGCCCGACGAGATCCTGGTCAAGGTCGAGGCTGCGGGCGTTAACCGGCCCGACGTCGCGCAGCGCTCCGGCGCCTATCCGCCGCCGCCCGGCGCCAGCGACCTGCCGGGCCTGGAGATCGCGGGCGAAGTGGTCGCGGTCGGCA
This genomic stretch from Bradyrhizobium daqingense harbors:
- a CDS encoding DUF1192 domain-containing protein yields the protein MPTEDDDRPRKKISHEIGQDLSLLSVEELTERVTLLKSEIARLEEAATRKRASRDAANSFFKS
- a CDS encoding ABC transporter ATP-binding protein/permease; its protein translation is MSAVERLDDQYVDQPEMNSADTPSIEADLIEQPAKGRAKLRPLLALAPYVSRYRGRAALAFVALTVAALTTLLVPVAVRRMIDFGLTPEGIELINSYFSVMLAVVGVLALASAARYYLVMTIGERIVADLRRDVFGHLLSLSPTFFDSARSGELISRLTADTTQIKSAVGASVSIALRNLMMFLGAAAMMVITSPKLSGFVLLAIPLIVLPLVAFGRWVRRLSRNAQDTLADASAYAGELVGAIRTVQAYTSEQFAEKRFGGNVEQAYEAARTSTQARAVLTAIIIFIVFASVVAILWIGSHDVLTGAISPGRLGQFVLYAVFAAAGLGQLSEVWGEVSAASGAAERLFEILHVKSEITAPASPRALPVPARGEVGFDRVSFAYPARRDVNVLDAVSFTVRPGEKVAIVGPSGAGKSTIFHLLLRFYDPSSGTIALDGVPVRSADPHDVRARIALVPQESVVFAASARENIRFGRPDATDAEVERAAELAHAAEFIRRLPEGFETALGERGVTLSGGQRQRIAIARAILRDAPLLLLDEATSALDAESETLVQTALEELMRHRTTLVIAHRLPTVLSCDRILVMDQGRIVEQGTHAELVAANGLYARLARLQFEGA
- the rpmE gene encoding 50S ribosomal protein L31; translated protein: MKAEIHPNYHTIKVVMTDGTEYLTRSTWGKEGDTLNLDIDPKSHPAWTGGNTQILDRGGRVSRFQKKFSGFLKKD
- a CDS encoding DUF1465 family protein — protein: MERLQADGALVQLSERFTNSAAFGVLFREGMDLVEETAAYLDGAGRTEAKALDRAVSLTYATESMRLTTRLMQLASWLLLHRAVKEGEMTLSQANREKTKVKLTAADPGPADTIEKLPAQLQDLIHRSMSLQTRVRRLDTTIHTPPAEHVAIGNPLVPHLNALKAAFER
- a CDS encoding GNAT family N-acetyltransferase, coding for MSALTLRPYRVEDEAAAIALWHRSWQQAYPQIDFAARLEWWRERWRKDLVPTASIVVAEQDSALTGFVTIDGDGYLDQLVVDPAHWGSDAARRLVDEAKRLSPAGVTLLVNKDNTRAIRFYERNGFVHAGDDVNPTSGRPVLKMVWRA